One window of the Dongia rigui genome contains the following:
- a CDS encoding ABC transporter substrate-binding protein produces the protein MNMLLKAGVAGLALVVASGFAAEAKTPKDTLVMAWVFDDIISLDPAEIYEFSSSEYMANAYDRLVVQDLDKPGEVKLQAAESYSVSDDGKVFTFKIRPGIKFASGNELTAEDVEFSIERYVLLAKNPSFILNQFGLKPENVKDMVRVKDASTVEVELDASYAPSFFLNCLSFTSAVVDKKEAMSHEKDGDLGYDWMRTNYAGSGPFVLKAWKPNESLVLEANENYWGGAPKIKRVLAKNVTESATQQLLLQKGDVDMARNLTGDQLKAIAGDKNVHVAAAPKATLWYMGLNTKNEYLAKPEVRQAMKYLVDYDGLANTSFKAIGIKHQTFLPEGQLGADNETPFKLDVAKAKELLAKAGLPNGFNVTMDTTNKTETRLLSASIQNTMSKAGINIIIKLADNKTTLTKYRASQHDIYIGQWGSDYQDPHSNAEGYLMAPLAKRNQWQLPENEAAVLAARDEKDGTKRAAMYMTLQKQALETSPYVIMFQQVETAAVQNNVKGFVLGPTFDLNLYANVTKE, from the coding sequence ATGAATATGTTGCTGAAGGCCGGCGTCGCCGGTCTGGCCCTGGTCGTGGCAAGCGGCTTTGCCGCCGAGGCCAAGACCCCCAAGGACACGCTGGTCATGGCCTGGGTGTTCGACGATATCATTTCGCTCGACCCGGCCGAGATCTACGAATTTTCCAGCTCGGAATACATGGCCAATGCCTATGACCGCCTCGTGGTCCAGGATCTGGACAAGCCGGGCGAAGTGAAGCTGCAAGCCGCCGAGAGCTATTCCGTCTCGGACGACGGCAAGGTCTTCACCTTCAAGATCCGTCCGGGCATCAAATTCGCTTCCGGTAACGAGCTGACCGCAGAAGACGTCGAGTTCTCCATCGAACGCTACGTGCTGCTCGCCAAGAATCCCTCCTTCATTCTCAATCAGTTTGGCTTGAAGCCCGAGAATGTGAAGGACATGGTGCGTGTGAAGGACGCTTCGACTGTCGAAGTCGAACTCGACGCCTCCTATGCCCCCTCGTTCTTCCTGAACTGCCTCTCCTTCACCTCGGCCGTGGTCGACAAGAAGGAAGCGATGTCGCATGAGAAGGACGGCGATCTCGGCTACGATTGGATGCGCACCAACTATGCCGGTTCCGGCCCGTTCGTGCTGAAGGCCTGGAAGCCCAATGAATCGCTGGTCCTTGAAGCCAACGAGAACTATTGGGGCGGCGCGCCGAAGATCAAGCGCGTGCTCGCGAAGAACGTGACCGAAAGCGCCACCCAGCAGCTGCTGCTGCAGAAGGGTGACGTCGATATGGCGCGCAACCTCACCGGCGACCAGCTGAAGGCGATTGCCGGAGACAAGAACGTGCATGTCGCAGCGGCACCCAAAGCGACCCTGTGGTATATGGGCCTCAACACCAAGAACGAATATCTGGCCAAGCCCGAAGTGCGCCAGGCGATGAAGTACCTGGTCGACTATGACGGCCTTGCCAACACATCGTTCAAGGCCATCGGCATCAAGCACCAGACCTTCCTGCCGGAAGGCCAGCTGGGTGCGGATAACGAGACGCCGTTCAAGCTCGACGTCGCCAAGGCCAAGGAATTGCTGGCCAAGGCCGGCCTGCCCAACGGCTTCAACGTCACCATGGACACGACCAACAAGACGGAGACCCGTCTCCTCTCGGCGTCGATCCAGAACACGATGTCCAAGGCCGGCATCAACATCATCATCAAGTTGGCCGACAACAAGACGACGCTGACCAAGTATCGTGCCAGCCAGCACGATATCTATATCGGCCAGTGGGGTTCGGATTATCAGGACCCGCATTCCAACGCCGAAGGCTATCTGATGGCGCCGCTTGCCAAGCGCAATCAGTGGCAGCTGCCGGAAAACGAGGCCGCCGTTCTCGCCGCCCGCGACGAGAAGGACGGCACCAAGCGTGCCGCCATGTACATGACCCTGCAGAAGCAGGCGTTGGAGACCAGCCCCTATGTCATCATGTTCCAGCAGGTCGAAACCGCGGCCGTGCAGAACAATGTGAAGGGCTTCGTCCTCGGCCCCACCTTCGATCTCAACCTCTATGCGAATGTGACGAAGGAATAA
- a CDS encoding ABC transporter permease: MLIKSRRLRGFLRTLASVLTTLFGLLLVTFIISRMLPADPVLAIVGDHATEDYVARVREELGLNKPILVQFWIYFTHVIQGDLGQSIRTSQPIAHELMNVFPATLELATLGTIIGIILGIPLGVLAAVRKDTMVDHVVRFLGLVGYSVPIFWLGLMGLLVFYAKLDWLPGPGRLDFGYEDMITPVTGLMTVDTLIAGDMDLFKNALGHLILPASLLGYFSLAYISRMTRSLMLGQLSQEYILTARVKGVSEARIIWKHAMGNILVPLITVIALSYGNLLEGSVLTETVFAWRGLGLYITDSIFGQDMPAVMGGTIVVGAIFIVINMLTDVAYRLLDPRAK; the protein is encoded by the coding sequence ATGCTGATCAAGTCACGTCGCTTGCGCGGATTTCTGCGCACGCTCGCTTCCGTTCTCACCACCCTGTTCGGGCTGCTGCTGGTGACCTTCATCATCAGCCGGATGCTGCCCGCCGATCCCGTCCTTGCCATCGTCGGCGACCACGCGACCGAGGACTATGTCGCCCGCGTACGCGAGGAACTCGGCCTCAACAAGCCGATCCTGGTCCAGTTCTGGATCTATTTCACCCATGTCATCCAGGGCGATCTCGGCCAGTCGATCCGCACCAGCCAGCCCATCGCCCATGAATTGATGAACGTCTTCCCGGCGACGCTGGAACTGGCCACACTCGGCACCATCATCGGCATCATTCTCGGGATTCCCTTGGGCGTTCTTGCCGCTGTGCGCAAGGACACCATGGTCGATCACGTCGTCCGTTTCCTCGGCCTCGTCGGTTATTCGGTACCGATTTTCTGGCTGGGGTTGATGGGCCTCCTTGTCTTCTACGCCAAGCTCGACTGGCTGCCTGGGCCCGGGCGCCTCGATTTCGGCTATGAGGATATGATCACGCCGGTCACCGGACTGATGACCGTCGACACGCTGATCGCCGGCGACATGGACCTCTTCAAGAACGCGCTGGGACACCTCATCCTGCCGGCAAGCCTGCTCGGCTATTTCAGCCTCGCTTATATCAGCCGCATGACCCGCTCCCTGATGCTGGGCCAGCTCTCTCAGGAATACATCCTGACGGCGCGGGTCAAAGGCGTTTCCGAAGCGCGCATCATCTGGAAACACGCCATGGGCAACATCCTGGTGCCGCTCATCACCGTCATCGCCCTATCATATGGCAATCTGCTGGAAGGCTCCGTGCTGACCGAAACCGTTTTCGCCTGGCGCGGGCTTGGCCTCTACATCACCGATTCCATCTTCGGCCAGGACATGCCGGCCGTCATGGGCGGCACCATCGTGGTGGGTGCCATCTTCATCGTCATCAACATGCTGACCGACGTGGCCTACCGGCTGCTCGATCCGCGCGCAAAGTAA
- a CDS encoding ABC transporter permease — protein sequence MISASLRSWLLSDTPDSRLQARAGRFYLGWLTFAKNPLAMLGLIILVVLVVMAVFAAWISPHDPLFGNLEDRLLPPSGKFWLGTDENGRDIFSRIVFGARTTLYIIGLVAVTAAPIGLLIGTTAGYVGGWVETGLMRLTDAFLAFPKLILALAFAAALGAGLENAVLAIALTAWPPYARIARAETLSVRGSDYLAAARMTGAGSWRILFGHIMPMCIPSLIVRVSLDMAGIILIAAGLGFLGLGVAPPQPEWGSMVSEGRSQILEQWWVCTYPGIAICIVSLGFNLIGDGLRDVLDPRGK from the coding sequence GTGATCTCTGCTTCCCTCCGCTCCTGGCTCCTCTCCGACACGCCGGATTCACGGTTGCAGGCGCGCGCCGGACGTTTTTATCTGGGCTGGCTGACCTTCGCCAAGAATCCGCTCGCCATGCTGGGGCTCATCATCCTGGTCGTGCTGGTGGTGATGGCGGTCTTTGCCGCCTGGATTTCGCCGCATGACCCGCTATTCGGCAATCTCGAAGACCGCCTGCTGCCACCGTCCGGGAAGTTCTGGCTGGGCACCGACGAGAACGGCCGCGACATCTTCAGCCGCATCGTCTTCGGCGCACGCACGACGCTCTATATCATCGGCCTGGTGGCCGTGACGGCAGCGCCCATCGGCCTCCTCATCGGCACCACCGCCGGCTATGTCGGCGGCTGGGTCGAAACCGGCCTGATGCGCTTGACCGATGCTTTCCTCGCTTTCCCGAAGCTGATCCTGGCGCTCGCTTTCGCAGCGGCCCTGGGGGCAGGCCTCGAGAACGCGGTGCTCGCCATTGCGCTGACCGCCTGGCCGCCTTACGCCCGCATCGCCCGCGCGGAAACACTTTCCGTGCGCGGCAGCGACTATCTGGCGGCGGCGCGCATGACCGGTGCCGGGTCGTGGCGGATTCTGTTCGGCCATATCATGCCGATGTGCATCCCCTCGCTCATCGTGCGCGTCTCGCTCGACATGGCCGGCATCATCCTGATTGCCGCTGGTCTCGGCTTCTTGGGGTTGGGCGTTGCCCCGCCGCAACCGGAATGGGGTTCGATGGTCTCGGAAGGACGCTCGCAGATCCTGGAACAATGGTGGGTCTGCACCTATCCCGGCATCGCCATCTGCATCGTCAGCCTTGGCTTCAACCTGATCGGCGACGGCCTTCGTGACGTCCTCGACCCGCGTGGCAAGTGA
- a CDS encoding ABC transporter ATP-binding protein, whose protein sequence is MTDAPVLEVRNLNVRFDTPKGEFHAVKDVNFTMGREKLAIVGESGSGKTQTGRAILGLTQGRITADKMAFHGTNLLGLSPAQWREIRGKRIAMVMQDPKYSLNPVMTIGDQLIEAGKRLLGTAGAHKRALEMLAAVKIRDPQRVFNAWPHELSGGMGQRAMIAMMLMAEPELLIADEPTSALDVTVRLQVLAILDDLVKTRNMGLIFISHDLNLVRTFADRVLIMYGGRVVEEVPAKDLMNATHPYTRGLLACAPEVDRPTKRLATLTRDPAWAQGQQANQGSTR, encoded by the coding sequence ATGACCGACGCACCCGTTCTCGAGGTCCGCAACCTCAACGTCCGCTTCGACACGCCCAAGGGCGAATTCCATGCCGTGAAGGATGTCAATTTCACCATGGGGCGCGAGAAGCTCGCCATCGTCGGCGAATCCGGCTCCGGCAAGACGCAGACCGGCCGCGCCATTCTGGGCCTGACGCAAGGCCGTATCACCGCAGATAAGATGGCCTTCCACGGCACCAATCTGCTGGGGCTCAGCCCCGCCCAATGGCGCGAGATCCGCGGCAAGCGCATCGCCATGGTGATGCAGGACCCGAAATATTCGCTGAACCCTGTGATGACCATCGGCGACCAGCTGATCGAGGCCGGCAAGCGCCTGCTGGGCACCGCTGGAGCACACAAGCGCGCCCTTGAAATGCTGGCGGCGGTCAAGATCCGCGACCCGCAACGCGTCTTCAATGCCTGGCCGCACGAGCTTTCGGGCGGCATGGGCCAGCGGGCGATGATCGCGATGATGCTGATGGCCGAACCAGAACTCCTCATCGCCGATGAGCCCACCTCGGCCCTCGACGTCACCGTGCGCCTGCAGGTGCTGGCGATCCTCGATGATTTGGTAAAGACCCGCAATATGGGCCTCATCTTCATCAGCCACGATCTCAATCTGGTGCGCACCTTTGCCGACCGCGTCCTCATCATGTATGGCGGGCGCGTGGTCGAGGAAGTGCCGGCCAAGGACCTCATGAACGCAACGCATCCCTATACGCGCGGGCTTCTGGCCTGTGCGCCCGAAGTCGACCGGCCGACCAAGCGCCTGGCGACGCTCACCCGCGATCCGGCCTGGGCGCAGGGTCAGCAGGCGAACCAGGGAAGCACGCGATGA
- a CDS encoding ABC transporter ATP-binding protein, translating into MIEIENLTVVFGDADNRVTAVDNVSLNVAAGESFGLVGESGSGKSTILRAVAGLVDSAGRITINGVTQGKKRDKNFYAQVQMVFQDPFGSLHPKHTIDRILTEPLIVHDVPDREAKVRAVLDQVQLGPSFRFRYPHQLSGGQRQRIAIARALILRPQIILLDEPTSALDVSIQAEVLNLLDDIRTELGVTYLMVSHDLGVVAHMCQRFAVMRQGKVVEVAESRHLGTGTLDHAYSRQLLLASKGYDRAVIDAFADL; encoded by the coding sequence ATGATCGAGATCGAGAATCTGACCGTCGTCTTCGGCGATGCCGACAACCGCGTTACCGCCGTCGATAACGTCAGCCTCAATGTCGCGGCCGGCGAGAGCTTCGGCCTGGTGGGTGAATCCGGTTCCGGGAAATCGACCATCCTGCGCGCCGTCGCCGGTCTGGTGGACAGCGCCGGTCGCATCACCATCAATGGCGTGACTCAGGGCAAGAAACGCGACAAGAACTTCTACGCGCAGGTCCAGATGGTCTTTCAGGACCCCTTCGGATCGCTGCACCCCAAGCACACGATCGACCGCATCCTCACCGAACCGCTCATCGTCCATGATGTCCCGGACCGCGAAGCCAAGGTGCGCGCCGTGCTGGATCAGGTGCAACTCGGCCCCTCTTTCCGTTTCCGCTATCCGCACCAATTGTCGGGTGGGCAACGCCAGCGCATCGCCATCGCGCGGGCGCTGATCCTGCGCCCGCAGATCATCCTCCTTGACGAGCCCACCTCCGCCCTCGACGTCTCGATCCAGGCCGAGGTGCTCAACCTTCTCGACGACATCCGCACCGAACTGGGCGTCACCTATCTGATGGTCAGCCATGATCTGGGCGTCGTCGCCCATATGTGCCAGCGCTTTGCCGTCATGCGGCAAGGGAAGGTGGTCGAGGTGGCAGAGAGCCGGCATTTGGGAACCGGTACACTGGATCATGCCTATTCGCGCCAGCTGCTGCTGGCATCCAAGGGATATGACCGCGCGGTCATCGACGCCTTTGCAGATCTGTAA
- the infA gene encoding translation initiation factor IF-1 — protein sequence MSKEDVITFDGTVTEMLPDLRYVVQLDNGHQTLAYTSGKMRKNRIRILEGDRVTVEMTPYDLTKGRITFRFKDERPAGAGAPRPQPFKRRH from the coding sequence ATGTCCAAAGAAGACGTCATCACCTTTGACGGTACCGTCACGGAGATGCTCCCGGACCTGCGTTACGTGGTGCAGCTCGACAACGGCCACCAGACCCTCGCCTATACCTCAGGCAAGATGCGCAAGAATCGCATCCGCATCCTGGAAGGCGACCGCGTCACGGTCGAAATGACGCCCTACGATCTCACCAAGGGTCGCATCACCTTCCGCTTCAAGGACGAGCGTCCGGCCGGCGCCGGTGCCCCGCGCCCGCAGCCCTTCAAGCGCCGCCACTAA
- a CDS encoding LOG family protein, producing the protein MSNTERPDNSQQLHAPSYLLPVQDTDFLANREELRGLRFALEYSKADLVLRDWGVRSTVIVFGSARIPSPELAAERIAAAPAGPARARAEKLGAWSRYYQEAQAFAKLVSEEGGALKPVEGWRDNVIATGGGPGIMEAANRGAHDAGAPSIGFNITLPGEQQPNAYSTPDLTFRFHYFAMRKMHLAMRARALAVFPGGFGTMDELFELLTLQQTQKASVTPVVLVGKAYWESVINFDAMIDSGLIEADDLKIFDIVDTGAEAWAALKARGLKPASPVQRRPVP; encoded by the coding sequence ATGAGCAATACCGAGCGCCCTGACAATTCCCAGCAACTTCATGCGCCGAGCTATCTGCTGCCGGTACAGGACACCGATTTCCTCGCCAACCGCGAAGAGTTGCGCGGCCTGCGCTTTGCCCTGGAATATTCCAAGGCGGATCTGGTCCTGCGCGATTGGGGGGTACGCTCGACGGTGATCGTATTCGGCTCCGCCCGCATCCCCTCCCCGGAACTGGCGGCGGAACGTATCGCCGCGGCACCCGCCGGACCAGCGCGCGCGCGGGCCGAGAAGCTCGGCGCCTGGTCGCGCTATTATCAGGAGGCACAGGCCTTTGCCAAACTGGTCTCGGAAGAAGGCGGTGCGCTCAAACCCGTCGAGGGCTGGCGCGACAATGTCATCGCGACGGGCGGGGGGCCTGGCATCATGGAGGCGGCCAATCGGGGTGCCCATGATGCCGGGGCGCCATCGATCGGCTTCAACATCACGCTGCCTGGCGAGCAGCAACCCAACGCCTATTCGACGCCCGACCTCACCTTTCGCTTCCATTACTTCGCGATGCGCAAGATGCATCTCGCCATGCGCGCCCGGGCTCTCGCCGTGTTTCCCGGCGGCTTCGGCACGATGGACGAATTGTTCGAGCTACTGACCCTGCAGCAGACGCAGAAGGCCAGCGTGACGCCGGTCGTCCTGGTGGGGAAGGCTTATTGGGAGAGCGTCATCAATTTCGACGCCATGATCGATAGCGGCCTCATCGAGGCCGACGATCTCAAAATCTTCGATATCGTCGATACCGGCGCCGAGGCCTGGGCGGCGCTTAAGGCGCGTGGGTTAAAGCCGGCCAGCCCGGTTCAGCGCCGGCCGGTACCCTGA
- a CDS encoding aminotransferase class III-fold pyridoxal phosphate-dependent enzyme — MRPAQAALIDDMLRRVLAGQPAHETVPHLRRWLDFNNHRFGPVVDAPLDRDHVAILDASLAPERLAHPSQNGGENLTAWWRAQLARIAPRIGIGRYAEDRGIYDHPEAPREANPRKIHHAIDIFLPAGSKVLCPYPGTVADIGNDTERHGFGGILILRHETDAGVPFWTFYGHLAPAGLAGWKPGQVVAQGTLIGTLASEAENGDWPPHLHFQLMTHLMGWEALDVIGISWASQWELWREICLDPNIILGIGANCAAPVARSPLQLVAERRRHFAPSASLAYAQPLKIVRGAGCHLYDETGRAYLDMVNNVAHVGHSHPRVVEASARQMAALNTNSRYLHDHLAGYIKRLADILPPELSVIYLVNSGSEANDLALRLAQAHTQARDVVVVDHAYHGHLSNLIDISPYKFDGPGGGGRPSHVWVAEMPDTYRGRLRDGGKDIGAGYAESVATLLMDMIGLGRKPMAFIAESIQGCGGQIPFPPGYLDAAYRHIRREGGVCIADEVQTGFGRVGTHWWAFETQGVTPDIVTMGKPMGAGHPLAAVATRPEIAAAFAGGMEYFNTFGGNPVSAAIGLAVLDIIRDERLLANARARGMQLMDGLRVLAGRHPAIGHIRGLGLFIGAEFVQDRTTLQPDAAALKTVIEGMKDAGVLLSSEGPHHNVLKVKPPMVISEQECAHFLGLLDRVLTELGR, encoded by the coding sequence ATGAGACCCGCCCAGGCTGCCTTGATCGACGACATGCTGCGCCGAGTCCTTGCCGGGCAACCGGCACATGAGACCGTGCCCCATCTGCGGCGCTGGCTGGACTTCAACAATCATCGCTTCGGGCCGGTTGTCGACGCCCCGCTTGATCGCGACCACGTGGCGATCCTCGATGCGAGCCTGGCGCCGGAGAGGCTTGCGCATCCCAGCCAAAACGGCGGCGAGAACCTGACCGCCTGGTGGCGCGCCCAGTTGGCCCGCATCGCGCCCCGCATCGGCATCGGCCGCTATGCCGAAGATCGGGGCATCTACGATCACCCCGAGGCACCGCGTGAGGCCAATCCGCGCAAGATCCACCATGCCATCGACATCTTCCTGCCGGCTGGCAGCAAGGTCCTCTGCCCCTACCCCGGCACGGTCGCGGATATTGGCAATGATACCGAACGCCACGGGTTCGGCGGCATCCTGATTCTGCGGCATGAGACCGATGCCGGTGTCCCGTTCTGGACCTTCTATGGCCATCTGGCCCCGGCGGGTCTTGCTGGCTGGAAACCCGGTCAGGTGGTAGCGCAAGGCACCCTCATCGGCACGCTTGCAAGCGAGGCCGAGAACGGCGACTGGCCGCCCCATCTCCATTTCCAGCTGATGACGCATCTGATGGGCTGGGAAGCGCTGGACGTCATCGGCATTTCCTGGGCGAGCCAATGGGAGCTGTGGCGCGAGATCTGCCTGGACCCCAACATCATCCTTGGCATCGGCGCCAATTGCGCCGCACCCGTTGCCCGCAGCCCTTTGCAATTGGTGGCGGAACGGCGGCGTCATTTCGCGCCCTCGGCGAGCCTTGCCTATGCCCAGCCGCTGAAGATCGTACGCGGGGCCGGCTGCCACCTTTATGACGAGACCGGCCGCGCCTATCTCGACATGGTCAACAATGTCGCGCATGTCGGCCACAGCCATCCGCGCGTGGTCGAGGCATCGGCTCGGCAGATGGCGGCGCTCAACACCAACAGCCGCTATCTCCACGACCATCTCGCCGGGTATATCAAGCGCCTTGCAGACATCCTGCCGCCCGAGCTGTCGGTCATCTATCTGGTGAATTCCGGCAGCGAGGCCAACGATCTCGCGCTGCGCCTCGCGCAAGCCCACACCCAGGCGCGGGACGTGGTCGTGGTGGACCATGCCTATCACGGCCATCTCTCGAACCTCATCGACATCAGCCCCTATAAATTCGACGGCCCCGGCGGCGGCGGTCGCCCCAGCCATGTCTGGGTCGCCGAGATGCCGGACACCTATCGCGGACGGTTGCGCGATGGCGGAAAGGATATCGGCGCCGGCTACGCCGAAAGTGTCGCCACGCTGCTGATGGATATGATCGGCCTCGGCCGCAAGCCCATGGCCTTCATCGCCGAATCGATCCAGGGCTGCGGCGGGCAGATCCCCTTCCCGCCCGGCTATCTCGATGCCGCCTATCGCCACATCCGGCGCGAGGGCGGTGTCTGCATCGCTGACGAGGTGCAGACGGGCTTTGGTCGCGTGGGGACGCATTGGTGGGCGTTCGAGACGCAAGGCGTGACGCCGGACATTGTCACCATGGGCAAGCCGATGGGTGCCGGCCATCCGTTGGCGGCCGTCGCCACGCGACCGGAGATCGCCGCCGCCTTTGCCGGCGGCATGGAATACTTCAACACCTTCGGCGGCAACCCGGTGTCGGCGGCCATTGGCCTTGCCGTGCTCGACATCATCCGCGATGAGCGCCTGCTCGCCAATGCGCGGGCGCGGGGGATGCAGTTGATGGATGGGTTGCGGGTACTGGCCGGTCGCCATCCGGCCATCGGCCATATCCGCGGCCTCGGCCTCTTCATCGGCGCCGAATTCGTCCAGGACCGCACGACGCTGCAGCCGGATGCTGCGGCGCTGAAGACGGTGATCGAAGGCATGAAGGATGCTGGCGTGCTACTCTCCAGCGAAGGGCCGCACCATAATGTGCTGAAGGTCAAGCCGCCTATGGTTATCAGTGAACAGGAATGCGCGCATTTCCTGGGGCTGCTGGACCGCGTCCTCACCGAACTCGGCCGCTAG
- a CDS encoding FkbM family methyltransferase: MTFPIESYSSFGEDRLILKFLAKLPAGFYVDVGAHAPKDYSNTYALYQRGWRGIAIDPDPDAIKAFGQERPEDIALQVAIGTKPGKVTLHLFNDRSMNTVDTALYEKTLQNPRKRHQGDIEVERRTLADVLARHVPAGRAVDFLNVDCEGADLNVLRSNDWARFHPKLLAVEDLDLDLERVTESRIFRFLRPLGYRLVSHLHYTSLYRLS; encoded by the coding sequence ATGACCTTTCCGATCGAGAGCTATTCCTCCTTCGGTGAGGATCGGTTGATCCTGAAATTCCTCGCCAAGCTGCCCGCCGGCTTCTATGTCGATGTCGGTGCCCATGCGCCGAAGGATTATTCCAATACCTACGCGCTTTACCAGCGCGGCTGGCGCGGCATCGCCATCGATCCGGATCCCGATGCCATCAAGGCGTTTGGGCAGGAGCGACCGGAGGATATTGCCCTGCAGGTGGCGATCGGAACCAAGCCCGGCAAGGTCACCCTGCATCTCTTCAACGACCGCTCGATGAACACGGTCGATACGGCGCTCTATGAAAAGACGCTGCAGAACCCAAGGAAGCGGCACCAGGGCGATATCGAGGTCGAACGCCGGACCTTGGCTGATGTCCTGGCGCGACATGTGCCTGCGGGCCGCGCGGTCGATTTCTTGAATGTCGATTGCGAGGGCGCCGATCTCAACGTGCTGCGCTCGAATGACTGGGCGCGCTTTCACCCGAAGCTGCTGGCGGTCGAGGATCTTGACCTTGATTTGGAGCGCGTCACCGAAAGCCGCATCTTCCGCTTCCTGCGCCCGCTCGGCTATCGCCTCGTCTCACACCTTCACTACACGTCGCTCTATCGCCTGAGCTGA
- a CDS encoding APC family permease: protein MTDMTANGEKPSSINLVKVLGPTHVWALGVGIVLVGEFMGWNYSVEKGGALGSIIACWIIGLLYTCVAMIDSEVTSTVAAAGGQYTQAKHTTGPLMAFNVGLYLVLAYTMLEAADIFVFGDLIRIASESLGAEPGMVDARPFVLLAVSALAFLNYRGVFMALSVNFLITAVAFFSIIVLVVAYQFGIFTAEPLQHEGLGMGSLPYGWMGVLAAFQFGIWYYLGIEGTCQAAEEVRSCGRSLPLGTMTGMITLLIAAALTWYVCAGSLPWEYLGTALAPLYDSARVSGSTVLIVLLWVGTVFSALASANGCINDAARAWFSMGRDRYLPQFFAAVHPKYRTPYRAIIFLIPIAASFGFLQLLAPTITFSILSGLLGYTFMPINMFRFRGKWPLDTIKRGYIHPFHPIPSLVLLALCAATYIAVFLGFGTQLLAMMVFYIVASVWFVLFRYKYVRRGDQFTMAWPRPKGY from the coding sequence ATGACAGACATGACTGCGAACGGCGAAAAGCCATCCTCCATCAACCTCGTGAAGGTGCTGGGTCCGACCCATGTTTGGGCGTTGGGCGTCGGCATCGTGCTCGTCGGCGAGTTCATGGGTTGGAATTATTCGGTCGAGAAAGGCGGCGCGCTGGGTTCCATCATCGCCTGCTGGATTATCGGCCTGCTTTATACCTGCGTCGCCATGATCGATTCCGAAGTGACATCGACCGTGGCCGCCGCCGGTGGTCAATACACCCAGGCCAAGCACACCACTGGACCGCTGATGGCCTTCAATGTCGGCCTCTATCTGGTGCTGGCCTATACGATGCTGGAAGCTGCCGACATTTTCGTCTTCGGCGATCTCATCCGCATCGCGTCGGAAAGCCTGGGCGCAGAACCCGGCATGGTCGATGCACGACCTTTCGTGCTGCTGGCCGTCTCGGCCCTCGCCTTCCTCAATTACCGCGGCGTCTTCATGGCGCTGTCGGTCAACTTCCTGATCACGGCGGTGGCGTTCTTCTCCATCATCGTGCTGGTCGTGGCCTACCAGTTCGGTATCTTCACCGCCGAACCGCTGCAGCATGAAGGCCTCGGCATGGGCTCGCTGCCCTATGGCTGGATGGGCGTGCTGGCCGCCTTCCAATTCGGCATCTGGTATTACCTCGGCATCGAGGGTACCTGCCAGGCGGCCGAAGAAGTGCGCTCCTGCGGTCGGTCGCTGCCGCTGGGCACCATGACGGGCATGATCACGCTGCTCATTGCCGCGGCGCTTACCTGGTATGTCTGCGCCGGGTCGCTGCCCTGGGAATATCTCGGCACCGCCTTGGCACCGCTCTATGACTCGGCGCGTGTCTCGGGCAGCACCGTGCTCATCGTGCTGCTGTGGGTCGGCACCGTGTTCTCGGCGCTTGCCTCGGCCAATGGCTGCATCAACGATGCGGCGCGCGCCTGGTTCTCGATGGGCCGCGACCGCTATCTGCCGCAATTCTTCGCGGCGGTGCATCCCAAATACCGCACGCCTTACCGCGCGATCATCTTCCTCATTCCGATCGCGGCATCGTTCGGCTTCCTGCAGCTGCTGGCGCCGACGATCACTTTCTCGATCCTGTCGGGTCTGCTCGGCTATACCTTCATGCCGATCAACATGTTCCGCTTCCGCGGGAAATGGCCGCTCGACACGATCAAGCGGGGCTATATCCATCCGTTCCACCCGATTCCGTCGCTGGTGCTGCTGGCACTGTGCGCGGCCACTTACATCGCGGTGTTCCTCGGCTTCGGCACGCAGCTCCTCGCCATGATGGTGTTCTACATCGTCGCTTCCGTCTGGTTCGTCCTCTTCCGCTATAAATATGTGCGGCGCGGCGACCAGTTCACCATGGCCTGGCCGCGCCCCAAGGGTTACTAG